In Myotis daubentonii chromosome 11, mMyoDau2.1, whole genome shotgun sequence, the genomic window CAGCTGGACATTGAGAAAATCTACCTTTTGACCCATATCCTGGGGACTCTGGGTTCACTTCCTGGTGTCCCTGAGCTGCCCTCGGCACCCTTTGAGGACAGCAGAGGGTCAAGGAGGGGAGTCAGAGGGATGGGATAGAGACGtagacctcttttttttttaattttgttttattgcttaaagtattacaaagagtattacatatgtctccttttttcccccccgccttgacattcccccggcctcccctaccccccagtgtcttatgtccattggttatgcttatatgcatgcatacaagttctttggttgatctcttaccccctccaaGACCTCTTGCTGAGTCATAGGGGCAGGCTGATGGGGGCAGAGCCCTCTAACAGACCTAGAACTTCCGTTCTAAGCCTGGCTTGGCCACTGACCAGTCaggggccctggccagctctcttccctcacctctcagagcctcagtgtcTCCATCAGCCACCTGGAAGTTTCAGGTGGCGTCCTCTCTCAACCCCAGTCCCAGGGCCTCAGTCAGAATCAAACAAGATTGTGGATGTTTTTCAGGCTTTGAAAACTGTATTATACAGTCAACATAGAAGAAAGGATTCATTCCAGAAGCTGCCTCCTTAATCAGAGCCTCATGTCTTCATGTGTGAATAGCCACGTGTGTTCTTggctgtgtgtatgcatgtatccAAAAAGGTCTGTGTGTACATGTGGGCAGCCATGGGGTccacacatgtatgtatgtatccatGAGGGCCTGTGTGGGCAAATGTGTGTCCACGGGGGCCTGTGTGTGGCCTTGTCTGGGACTAGTTATGGATCTGTGTCCAGTGTTTATAAAAGCCAGAGATAGGAGACGGGGATCTGTTAAGGAGTCTGAAGAGGCACTGGCTGGACACTTGGGCATGCCCCATGCCAGCCCGGGAAGAGCAGAGGTAGTGACAAGAGGCTGACAGGGACCAGGCTATTACTGCAAACAGGCCTAGGGTGTCCGGAGGGCTCTGGTTCACACCTCAGGACCAAATTCCTGGAGCCCCTGGGTAttgagctgggattcaaacccatggGCTTGAATGGGGAGATGGGCTTTCTGATGTCTCATCTCCCTCCTCACTAACAGGAAAGCTCCTGGACCCAGGATAAGGTTGCTTCAGAGGATGAGGAGTTAGAGCCGGGGTCAAGGAAGAAGGTATGCTTGAAGGCTTCCTGTGGGGCCTGAGCCAAGGCCCAGCATTTGCCTGGTCCCTGAAACCAGCAAGAGCCTGGGGCATCCTTTGGGCTGAGGCAAtcagagggcttcctggaggaggaaacATTTGGCTGGGGATTTTGTGGAGAGTTTTCCAGGTGAGCGACTGCTGGGGCAGGCCCTGGACAGGATGGGTGCTGGCCTGGTACATGAAGTGAGCAGCCATAGTGAGGCCAGGAAGAGACACAAGAAGCATAGGAAGGGCCTTGTGTTCCATCTTAAGGgcctggatctttttttttttttttttttttagttttattgcttaaagtattacaaagggtattacatatgtctcctttttcccccccgaaGGGCCTGGATCTTACCCCGGGGTGGAGAGGGCAGAGATATTTAAGCTGTGCTTCTTTAAGCCCCAAGGGCTCTGAGGACACTCTCTACAGctggagctggggagagggaagccaaggaggcagagccctgccccacctcctgctCCAACCACAGCGTTTTCACCATTTTACATCAAGGTTCTGAACAAAATTACAACCGACAAGTATTTCACTAAGAACAGTGGCTTagcccaagccagtttggctcagtggatagagtgtctgcctgtggactaaagggtcccaggttcgattccggccaagggcacatgcctgaattgcgggctccattcctcgcccccccccacccccccccaccccaggtaggttgcatgcaggaggcagccaatcaatgattctctctcatcattgatgtttctatctctctatcactctcccttcctctctgaaatcaataaaaacatattaaaaaaaaaaaaagaagaagagtggCTTATGGGAGACTTGAGGGCTTTAAGCAGGGACTGGTATGGTCTCCCTTTGCCATTTAGAAGGATCCCTCCAGGTGGCTGAGTGGAGACTGGGTGAGAAGGGGAAAGACTGAGGCCAGAAAGCCTGGAAGGAGGccacagaggagagaaagaggccaGGGCAATGGCTGTAGGGAGGGCGGGAGGTTTGGATTTGGGATTtagtgggcagggcaggtggaCAAGAAGCTGAAATTGGACGTGGACAGAAGTGAGTAGACAGGAACCTGAAGCTGAGGTGGGGCCCAGGACAACTGCTCTGAGAGGcctgagggggctgggggtggggagacaggtTCGGGAAGAAGACTGCATCTGGCGTTCCAGAAAGGCGATGGGTGTGTGTGAGAGCCCTGGTCTACgctcccctcttcccagctcaGTCTGGGGGCTAATTACAGGGCAGCCACCAGCTGCCTGCCCGAGGGGAGAGGactcacagttctggagaaggagccaggggagagagaggacaggctgcagcaggaggtTCTGCAGTCAGACTTCAGGAATGACTTCCTGAGGGCCTCTAGACCTAGGGTCAGTGGGATCTGGGCTCCAGCGAGACCCCCTTGGCTGGGAGATAAAGATGAGGCTGTTGTGGAGGGAGATTGGGAAAGGTCAGGGTGCCACACCTGACTATCTTTTTCAACCGAATAGTTGGTTGTCAAGTGGAACAGGGGCTGGATCTCCATGATCCTTTACTCCCTCCGTCAGGGCCCAACCTTGGCATCGTCAGTCTTTAGGAGGCCCCGTCACTGTCCTGTGGAGGTTTCCAGTCCAGGAGAGCAGAGGAGACCTGGGTCCTGCTTTTGAGGAGCTCCCAGGAACAGAGGAGATCCAGGCTTGAGCTGAGGTGGACCGAGTGCTCacactcccaccccaacccctacGCTTGGCTGCTCCTTCTCTGGGTCTTGCTGATAACAGCTTCTTTCAACTGCCTTGGGGCGAGGGAGTGGGGCAAAGCTGGCGGGCAGCCCAGAACAGGGGAGGGGGCGAGGCTTttcactcctccctgccccattGTTCAGGCCTCTCTAGTCCTTTATgcctcctcacccccctccttGCCCGAAGAAAGCCCAGACTCAGCAGCAAGGCCTGGAGCCAGGACACCTAGATTCTCTGTAGCTCCACTCCCTGCTTCCTGTGTGACCCTGGAGGTGCATACACCTCTCTGGGCCCCATGCAAACCAGAAAAAgtattctccccaccccccttccagaAACTGAAGTGGGAGCGGGAAGTGTCTCTCTCTGGGTTTGGAACCTGCTGGTCCCCCTTAGTTCCACGGAGCAGCCTAAGCTGCCCCTTCGGGGAAGGGGCAGGCGGGAAGGGGCAAGCTGGCCTTTCCTGAGAAAGGTCGGGGTGATTCACGTTCCCAGGCTTCCCCTCCCCTTTATGGCTCACCCGGATTAATTTCTGACTCACAAAGCGACCGGTTATGTGtatattgggggagggggggggcgggcttgGGCTAGAGCTAGACCGAATCTGACAATAGGTCAGTAACCAAGCACCCTCAGGACTTTGTTGAATGTCACTTGCTGCAAGCACCCCTAGGATTGGGAATCTTGTTCTTTTTCTCCGAAGGAGTTGGGCAGAGAAAAATAGGGTCCTTAGCTAAAAGGATTCTGGTTTAGAGAAGGTTATTGGATACCACAGACAGAAGTGATGACCCTCTGAGGATTCACTAAATGCAACTACATAGAGAGGCTTAGTTCTGACAGAATTGGGGAAATGGAGCCCCCAAAAGGGGAGGGCTTTATTTAAAGCCATTTACAGCTGCAGGTAGGAATCCAGAGCCCCAGCCTCCTGCCGTCAGCCTACCCGCGTCCTCCTGCAAAGGTAAACGCAGGGGCCCAGAAGCAGACGCACCCATGGGGATGCGTCACCACCCTGCAGAGCCTTGCTCACACTGAAGCTCCTTCTCTTCCCCTGAGGTTCCAGCTCCTCAGGCCCCCCATCCCCTTCCAGTGACGTCATCTTAGACCACCCGGCTTCATCACCTACTTCCCAGAGAAAATCTGCGGAGAACAGGTTGGAGCACAATGTGAGGGATTGAAATTGGAGCCTGGCCTTCCTGCTTCCCCCTCCCCGACTCCCACCCCACTCCTTAAGCTGGAGCAAGGAGTACAGAAAGGATGGTGCAGCTCCTTGGGTTTATGAGTTCTCGGTCCACTTCCCTAGCCACAGGGGGTACCTGACAAAGCCATTATTATGcctattttaattcttaaaaaatatttttattgatttcggggggtgggggagagggagctagaaacatcaatgttgagaatcattgatcagctgcctgcacGTTtcccactgaggactgagcccacaactcaggcatgtgccctgactgggaatcgaactgtgacctcctggttcataggtcgacacgaCACTCAACCAGAGCCACGCTGGTCTGGCTATCATACCTATTTTAAAGGTGAAGAGGCTAAGCCCAGCAagaggaagtgacttgcccaggatcacTTGGGGAGGTAGCAGGGCCGGGGCTTATTTCCAAAGTGGGATTGGCACGTGCACCTCTTGAAGCCACCTGCTACACAGTCTTGCCTGGGGCACTGACCCTGGCTTTCACCAGGATAATCCAAAACTGGGTTTGTGGAGGGGGTCAGAAGTTACAGGCCTGAAGCTGACTTTCACAGAAAATAAACCCTGGCTGCTGATGTCTGGAGTTCATGAATGAACAGCACCAGGAGGGATGTAGACCCTAGTTTACAAAGCCAATCAATGccttagtcagtttggctcagtgggtagaccatcagtctgtggactgaagggtcctgggttcaattctggtcaagggcacatggcccagttgcagtctcgatccccagtagggggcgtgcaggaggcagccgatcaatgattctttcattgttgatgtttctctctagctccctctccttttgtctctgatatcaatatatctatatctatctatatctatatatatatacacacacacacatatatatatattaaagccaaTCAATGTATTTGCTATGCTAATCTCAAccatatatatttaaagccaATCAATGTATTCGCTATGCTAATATCTCAACCATAGGCCCCATGACAGTGACAGGTAGGGGCTGACATGGGTTCACAAAGACTAGGAGACCAGATTTCCCATATGTGGCTTATCATCTTGAGGATGAAGCCCAATGGACAGGCATCGAAGTCCCTCCACGAACAGGCTCCTGCCTACCACTGAACCTGTTCCGTCTTTCATAAAATTAGGGTAATTGAAAGTACGTCCTTCATAGGGCTGGTATGAGTGCATGAGCAAATTCCCGTAAATGAGATGTGCAAAATAACAAATAGGGCTCAGCAGTTATTAGGCTCAATAAACATGGACTTGTCATTCTCTCTCAGGCTgtcttccaccaccaccaccccacacaTTCTGGCAGAGATCACAAACTGATTCTCTTTTCCTGGAAGTCTCCTGGTGGTTTCCCGGCCCTCCATCTGCCTGGGCAAGGTgcccctcctgcacacacctgtgcCCCTACTCGAGTACAGCACACCGGACAGGGTGCCACGAAACCTATCTTCAAACATGTTCCCTGCCCCCAAAGAGCTTATCTAAGGAGACAAGGTTAAAACCCCATGAAAAAGGCAGACAAGCCACGAacatgagaaaattaaatgatttaatcTTAAACCAGAATTTAAGACAACAGGAGAGTTTGTGGTGCTGTCAGCAACGGCAAAGCACAGGAACTGCTCCAATTACTTCGGAGGCAAAGAGCCTCtcggctgggggtgagggagggtttAAGGAGGAGGCACTTTTCTGAATCTAGAAAAACAGCAAGATtaggggagatggagaagggaggggctgccGTGCGGAGGTATGGGTCAGGCTGGAAGGAAGCAGCATCCCTCCCCCAGAGCACCGGGGCTCCTGGAGCAGGACTTGGTCTAGCTCATCGAGGCACCCCCACGCGGCACACTGTGGGTGGCCTGTGACACGAAAGGGCAGAAGCAGAGGTGGAGGGTGTCGGACACTGAGAGGCCAGGGCAGCACTCTGTGCGTCTGCATCTCTCCTGGACTGGGGGGTCACCAGCCCCCTCATCCTCTCACCCACATAGCTTCTTCCTGTCCTCTGTGCTTTTCCATGGTCCCACCCTGGACAGCAGCAGAAACAACACAGGAAGGCGTGATGCCCCTTCAATGTTGTCTCCCAGCCCCACTCCACTGCTCAGTGCTGGTGCTCTGATCCGCAGGAAGTGCCACATCTGCTCTGGGCCCCATGTAAAGGCCGATAATGCACCGAAGGACATGCAGAAGTCTAGGCACGTATCCTGGCAATGGGAAGGGGACAGAGTCCCAGCCCGGGGCACATGTCCTCCTTTCCAGGCCTCTGGAAGCAGCCTAGGAAGGAAAAAAGTCCCAGGCCAGGGCTGACAGATGGAACTCCTCCGTTTTCACTCAACTTCTGGGAGTTCAGTCAGGTCCAGGGGACTCCATAGGACATCAtggcccctgccccagtgctggtGCATCAGTCAGAGAATTGGGGCAGGACTTTTGTTGGGAACGAGTCAGTGTGTTCAAGTCACCAGGCTCTCCAAGGAGGGTCCATATGCGACGAGGGTGGAGGTCCCACCACTGACACCTTGCTCCAGAGGTCTAAAATCCTGCTGTCCATCCACAGGTTGTTCCTGAGACTGGAGCTCATACAGTCCACCTCTCACTTCGGGCCTCCACAGCCCGtaccaggccctcacccaggatggcgaAGTCCTCCAGGATTGCTTCTACATTGGGCACCATCACCATCTCCCCACCTTGGGACACCACCATGCGCCCCTTTGTGTTGGAGGCCTGTGGGAATCAGAGAAATGAAGTGTCACAAAGGCAGGCCCAGAGACACCGACACATATACGTCACACCTGACACAGGTCACTCATGGAGCAGGCCACAACAGACACCCACGCCCACAGGGAACCATTTGCACACACTCAGGAGCATGGCTGTCCCCAGCCAGCACACCTTGAAAGAGTGGGGCTGGAAGCTGGTGGGCTTCCAGAGGACTCCGATCACCTCTCCACCATGCTGGTCGTAGAAGAAAAGGGCCAGGTCCCCATAGGCCTCCTAAGAAAGGGCAGGACAGAGACAAGATTACAGGACAGAGTCAcctccagggcccctccccgggGTCCGTCGGCCCTTAGGACCTACCCTGAGCTGTGCCAGATAGAGCTGAGGAGGATCGTAGCCCAGCACAGGCATCAGGGACGAGGGCCCTGGCTCCCTGAGCAGGCCCCGGCAGAAGGAGGCAGCTGGTGAGTCCACAGCCTGGCGGTGCCGGGGGATGTGGCGGGGAGACAGGCGGATCAGCACATCATACATGTCCAAGGGCGGCCGGAACACTGtctgagaaaggacagggaggGTCAACAGTGCCCACTGAAGAGTTGGGAGCTGACCACAAACCTTTCTACATGTCCACCTTGACTTCTCCCCCTTGATGTGACCGCCCATTACGGGCCTGAGTGCTCATGTGAAGGCAGAAACAGAGCCAGCTGGTGTGAGCTCGGGTCAGCACAAGGAGCACAGGCTGGAAGCATGAGGCCTGGATGGAGCTGGGGCCCCGGTTCTCCTCTAGGCCCCTCCACTGCCCGTCACCCTGGGCAGCCTCAATCTCAATAAACGGGACTGGGCATCCGAGGGCTCCTAGAGCGCCGGACTTCCAGGTTCAAAGGCGGCACCCTCAGAGCCCCCGGGTCAGTCCTGGTCAGGGGCTTACCCTGACATCTCCAGGGCCCCGGGGATCCATTAGCTGCTTCTCTAGGATCGGTAAGGCCTCGGCTGCCAGGACCACAAGCTGCTGCAGGATCTGGGGGTACACATGTATCAAAAAGTCTGACCTGACCACAGGTCTCTCTTAGCTCAGGCTAGGCCTGCTTTTTCTTTGGGAGAAAGCCACACATTTGGGGGCAGAGATGGGAGTGAACCTGGGGCGAGGGCCCATCCTGTGTCCATATGGAGTTTTTGCGATCCTGAGGGGTAATGATGACCATGACGGGGAGTTGTTTCCGAGTTGCCAGGAAGCCACTGCGGATCTCCACCTGCTCCTCCACTGTGGACAAGAGGGAATCCTGGCTCAGCTTGGCCCTCTCCCCCAGACACCCGCTACTGCCCCAGGTCCACCCAGCAGCTACCCATCACAAGGATTTCCAATGCCCCTCCAGGTGGCAAAAGCGGTGAAAGGGACATGGAATTTGCCTCACACAGGCGGGGCGTTAACTACCAGCCTCGGCCCAGAGCAGAATTTTCCACTGCCTGGCACCCATCTGGTTTCTGGGCCCGTACAAGctgaggcctggccctggccccctccagccccaagCTCCTACACACCTGGGGAATTAGAAAGCTGACACCTTCCTCTCTCCTAGGACCAGGAGCTCCTCATGTTACAACCAGAAATcatcactcccaccccacccccaagaggtctgggcaccttttttttttttttttttttttttttacagagagaggaagggagggaggggtagggaaagagagggaaggagggagggagggagggagggaggaagattgctgttccacttatttatgcatttattggctgattcttgtatatgtCCTGATTAGGGGTAgaatccacaaccttggtatattgggacgatgctctaaccaactgagctacccagccagggcagtgggCATCTATTCTAATCTGACAGCAATCTAGGACAGGGGAGGCACAGAGAAAACCCAACAGACTGACCAGGAAAACCCCTGCCTGCCACACTCTGCAATCTACAAAGCCCTACCACTTACCAGTGAGTTCATTGTTGAGGTTGACAATAAGGGGGTTGTTCTTCCAATCAAAGGTGGATACCAGGAAAAGGAACCGAAGGAAGCCCACCTGGGGGGAGCTGAGGGGAAGGAGTGAGCAAAGTGGGGGCCACCCCCACATCCCCAagcttcttgcaatctggggggTACACCTCTTGGCATGGATTGAGGGTATGTCTCGGAACCCCTCTGTCACTTGCCTCAGCCACCCTCTCCCATTTGGACTGAAGGTACAGTACTAGGGATAAAAGCCGGCCCCAAGGGGAACGTCCTGGCTAGAGAAAAGGTGGAGGGAGTCACCTGGGAAGGGTGAAGGGCTCAGGGTGCAGGAAGAGAGCGGCAGCCACCAGGTCCAGGCTCTCATCGGTGAAGccctcccccaggagctgggcaCGCACCCACCGCTTGGCCAGCCGAGCCACACCCGAGAAGGCTGGGTGCTGCTGCTGGAgtctgggggaggaaggggagagggaggggcaatGAGACTCAAGCACTCAGGGCCCAAGAACCGTGTTTCAGCCCTAGTGCCACTATTTATTCCAACTTTACCCAACACTAGCTCTGTGCTAATGCGTTACACGTATGAGCTCATGCCTTCCTAACTAATGACCCAGAGGCTGGTCCTAGCactactcccattttatagatgagaagatTAAGGTCCAGGGGGAAATCTTGCccaaagggatttttttttagccaGTGAAATGGCAAAACCAGGATTCTAGAATTTGCCTGACACCAGAACGCACATCCCTAAATATTATGCCACTTGGCCTCCCAGAGAGGCGGGCAGGCCAGGAGGACAGAAGGGGCAGAAATGGGTCTACAGACAGAAGAGCCTGTGCAGGGGCCATACCCATGCAAGGCACTTGTGAGCAGGGGCAACTGTTTTGTGTCCTTCTCCAGGCGGAGGGAGGCAGGCGTATCCCTCCACGAGATCATCCCCTCGGGGCTCCGCATCTCCTTCAGGATCTGCGGCTCCCGCTGGTAGGCCACACGAATCCGGAACACAAACCCATCCTGTTGGAAGAGGGAACGGGATGGGAGGTCCCTGTCTGCCTGGGGCACCCACCCCTCAGCaggggtcccctgccctgcaCCAGCCTAACCTTCAGGACATCAGTGTGCGTAGCCGTGGCCCGGCACTGCAGCCCATGCTGTTGCGTCAGCAGCTCTGCCAGGCGCAGCTGGAAAGCAGCCCGAACCCGCCGTATGGCCTCCGCATCCTGTGGCCACTGACCACTGCCCTCCAGGTGACACACCACTGGGGAGAAGAGCGAGACACCTCAGTCTGCAGCGTGGAGTGGGAACAGTCCCTCTCATCCCCTCCCAAGAGCCCCCTCACCAGTCATGGGCTCCACATAAGCTGGACAGGGCTTGTCGGGCCGGGGCAGCAGTGAGGCCCGCTCTGGAAAGTGCTTATGGAAGGAGTAGGCTGGCCAGACTGGAGTTGGTGGGAACACCTACGGGATAAGGAAAGCTGAAGAAGGGGCCTGGAATTGGGAAGGGGAGTGCCCGGAGTCAGGAGTTGGAAGGGAGAAAACCGGATGGGTGAAATAGAGTTGGGGATCACCAAAGAGAAAGGGCTCCCTGCCTTCGCGCCTCACCTCAGTGTAGCGCAGCACTGGGTGAGCTCCTTGCACAGCAGACACAGTCAATGGGAGACCGTCCAGCCCCCACAGCAGGCGGCTGAGTTCATCATAGCAACGCACCGCAGCTGCCAGGGCCTCCTCACCTGTGCTGGAGGTCTTTGAGGGAGAAAACAGTCAGGAGGCCAGGACTCTGCAGAACCAACCCCACCACCACGAGGGAACGTGCCATCACGCCGGCTGCCGCAGAGCCAGCACCCCCTCTGCTGGACATTCCAGGACGTGCAGCTTGGCTAAGGTGGTAAAGGCTCTCTAATCCCAACCAATCCAGCCACACAGGCTTCTCTACAGTCCTTAGCTCGACTGCAATCCTGAACCAGCAGGGCCCTTACCTCTTTCAAGCCTTGGATCAGTGCATCCAGGAGGCCCCCCGTATAGTGGACACAGGTTTCTGGGATGTCAGCATGGCTGGAAGAGGGGCACAGACACAGTGTACACATTGGGGGCTAGGAGTTCGCTGCTGGATGTGAACTGCTCACCCCAAAagcctgggctccccagcccacagtTGCCTCCTGGCATTCAGATGCCAACACTCACAGTGCCAAGAGGTGGGTGACCACCTGGTGGGGAATAAGGCGCTTCTGGGACATAGAGCCTGCCTCCCAGACCACAGCTTCCCGAATGGCTCCATCCTGGAAACGCCGAAGCTCCGAGCGAGATCCCCAGAACTGGCGGAAGTCAGCCGCCTGAGAGTAAAGGAGTAATTGGAGAGATCAACAAAGGGCTCTGTCAGAAATCTCCCTGGAagccctggctgctttggctcagtggatagagcgtcggcctgcggactgaagggtcccaggttcaattccagtccagggcacatgcctgggttgcaggctcgatccccagtggggggatttgcaggaggcagacgatcaatgattctctcctatcactGATGTTGCActctatcgctctctctctctctctcctttcctctctgaaatcaataaaaaatatattttttaaaaaagaaatctcccTGATGGGCCTCAATCCAGGTGGCATGAGAACAATCCATCCCACTCCTCCCCATGTGCATGCTGAGGCTCCCAAGGCAGGGCCAAATCACCCCTCAGGCCTCAGGGCTCCTCACCTCGGGCTGGTCAGCCTCTGGACCCAGCTCAAGGACGCTGGTCAGCCCCTCAGGCCGAAGGAGCAATCCCAGAGTCAGGGCCCCAGAGTCTCTGTGCTTCGGCGGATCCTGGCTGATGTCCCACTGTGGAATGCAGAAAGGCTGAGCTTAACCCAAGAGCCCTCCATCTTGGTCTGGAAACCCACTTGTTAATTAGATGGATGGTGTATCTTTTGTATCTCCTGGGGCCCTAAATCCAACCCCCCTTTGACCCACAAGCTCTGACCCATCCATACCTCAGAGACTGGGGGCCGAGAGTGGGCCAGCAGGTGCAGCCGggaccccaggccctgctccaggaGGGTGGTTAGTGGACCCAAAGCAGCTGAGACATAGTCCCCACCGTGGTCCTGCAGCTCTGGCCATAGCTTCAGCCGGTGACATGCTGCCTGCAGacgactcagtggacagagactGGAGATGGGGCACAAAGGGACAGAGGAAGAATCAGGAACTGCTGGCCTCTATCACTTCTATCCCCCAAAACCAGGAAAATCTGAGCACTTGCTAAGGACCTCTGCCCCATCACTGTAGCCCCAGGTTAACAGGACCCACTGACATACCACGTCACCCCTAAACTTACTGCAGGATGTGGTCAAAAGCTCGGATCATGGGTTTGGGAGTCATTAACAGCAGCTGGAATCCATCGTCAGCTTTGCTGTCCAGCAACACCATAGACAGCCGTGCCTCATGCTGTACCTGGGGCACAGAGAC contains:
- the NOL6 gene encoding nucleolar protein 6 isoform X2, encoding MMEPTLEGTVKEGKKEFSKKHPVEGLLQPVKLSRAELYKEPTSEELNRLRETESLFHSSLLRLQVEELLKEVRLSEKKKERIDAFLRDVNQRIMRVPSTPETELTDQAWLPAGVQVPLHQVPYTVKGCFRFLPPAQVTVVGSYLLGTCIRPDINVDVALTMPKEILQDKDGLNQRYFRKRALYLAHLAHHLAQDPLFGSVRFSYTNGCHLKPLLLLRPHGKDEHLVTVRLHPCPPPDFFRPCRLLPSKNNVRSAWYRGQSPPGDGSPEPPTPHYNTWVLQDTALQSHVQLLSTVLGSALGLKDGVALLKVWLRQRDLDKGLGGFSGFLVSMLVAFLVSIRKIHTTMSGYQVLRSVLQFLATTDLTVNGISLCFSSDSSLPALTDFHQSFPVVFLDSSGRLNLCADVTASTYHQVQHEARLSMVLLDSKADDGFQLLLMTPKPMIRAFDHILHLCPLSRLQAACHRLKLWPELQDHGGDYVSAALGPLTTLLEQGLGSRLHLLAHSRPPVSEWDISQDPPKHRDSGALTLGLLLRPEGLTSVLELGPEADQPEAADFRQFWGSRSELRRFQDGAIREAVVWEAGSMSQKRLIPHQVVTHLLALHADIPETCVHYTGGLLDALIQGLKETSSTGEEALAAAVRCYDELSRLLWGLDGLPLTVSAVQGAHPVLRYTEVFPPTPVWPAYSFHKHFPERASLLPRPDKPCPAYVEPMTVVCHLEGSGQWPQDAEAIRRVRAAFQLRLAELLTQQHGLQCRATATHTDVLKDGFVFRIRVAYQREPQILKEMRSPEGMISWRDTPASLRLEKDTKQLPLLTSALHGLQQQHPAFSGVARLAKRWVRAQLLGEGFTDESLDLVAAALFLHPEPFTLPSSPQVGFLRFLFLVSTFDWKNNPLIVNLNNELTVEEQVEIRSGFLATRKQLPVMVIITPQDRKNSIWTQDGPSPQILQQLVVLAAEALPILEKQLMDPRGPGDVRTVFRPPLDMYDVLIRLSPRHIPRHRQAVDSPAASFCRGLLREPGPSSLMPVLGYDPPQLYLAQLREAYGDLALFFYDQHGGEVIGVLWKPTSFQPHSFKASNTKGRMVVSQGGEMVMVPNVEAILEDFAILGEGLVRAVEARSERWTV
- the NOL6 gene encoding nucleolar protein 6 isoform X1; its protein translation is MGPAPAGAQPRGDAGDPEMMEPTLEGTVKEGKKEFSKKHPVEGLLQPVKLSRAELYKEPTSEELNRLRETESLFHSSLLRLQVEELLKEVRLSEKKKERIDAFLRDVNQRIMRVPSTPETELTDQAWLPAGVQVPLHQVPYTVKGCFRFLPPAQVTVVGSYLLGTCIRPDINVDVALTMPKEILQDKDGLNQRYFRKRALYLAHLAHHLAQDPLFGSVRFSYTNGCHLKPLLLLRPHGKDEHLVTVRLHPCPPPDFFRPCRLLPSKNNVRSAWYRGQSPPGDGSPEPPTPHYNTWVLQDTALQSHVQLLSTVLGSALGLKDGVALLKVWLRQRDLDKGLGGFSGFLVSMLVAFLVSIRKIHTTMSGYQVLRSVLQFLATTDLTVNGISLCFSSDSSLPALTDFHQSFPVVFLDSSGRLNLCADVTASTYHQVQHEARLSMVLLDSKADDGFQLLLMTPKPMIRAFDHILHLCPLSRLQAACHRLKLWPELQDHGGDYVSAALGPLTTLLEQGLGSRLHLLAHSRPPVSEWDISQDPPKHRDSGALTLGLLLRPEGLTSVLELGPEADQPEAADFRQFWGSRSELRRFQDGAIREAVVWEAGSMSQKRLIPHQVVTHLLALHADIPETCVHYTGGLLDALIQGLKETSSTGEEALAAAVRCYDELSRLLWGLDGLPLTVSAVQGAHPVLRYTEVFPPTPVWPAYSFHKHFPERASLLPRPDKPCPAYVEPMTVVCHLEGSGQWPQDAEAIRRVRAAFQLRLAELLTQQHGLQCRATATHTDVLKDGFVFRIRVAYQREPQILKEMRSPEGMISWRDTPASLRLEKDTKQLPLLTSALHGLQQQHPAFSGVARLAKRWVRAQLLGEGFTDESLDLVAAALFLHPEPFTLPSSPQVGFLRFLFLVSTFDWKNNPLIVNLNNELTVEEQVEIRSGFLATRKQLPVMVIITPQDRKNSIWTQDGPSPQILQQLVVLAAEALPILEKQLMDPRGPGDVRTVFRPPLDMYDVLIRLSPRHIPRHRQAVDSPAASFCRGLLREPGPSSLMPVLGYDPPQLYLAQLREAYGDLALFFYDQHGGEVIGVLWKPTSFQPHSFKASNTKGRMVVSQGGEMVMVPNVEAILEDFAILGEGLVRAVEARSERWTV